In the genome of Mycteria americana isolate JAX WOST 10 ecotype Jacksonville Zoo and Gardens chromosome 7, USCA_MyAme_1.0, whole genome shotgun sequence, one region contains:
- the GPR148 gene encoding putative G-protein coupled receptor 148, translated as MDFSGCALVKKANATAYRHRETEFNSSSNLDDTSLYYLLEEWALHPSGTNMKMFLIPPVVCLMAGVLIIPTILFVIFSRFSIRQKTRYMLLGNALLSDLIYLLFYTLSAALNAARVHLPKEACVLLLFLLAVAYCGGLFTAAAIVLDTCIAILFPLRYIAILPPSRTKKIIVLLWMCSVAFPGIFFLVLLSTHSFVPCVLEMCSVPVILTLSLNGTDAVKLCFWLSTTVIFLCLSLIFCCYAILYFKTKQLGIWENICSRASVTFLMHNTVLFFYFFPLLALFVESFLCINFVIRLQTGIWVSLTVCNVLMVLPKVLFPFLYGLRYREISASLKSIVRRKHLHLVSPAPSPS; from the coding sequence ATGGACTTCTCTGGCTGTGCTTTagtaaagaaagcaaatgcaactGCATACCGCCACAGGGAGACAGAGTTCAACAGCTCCTCAAATTTGGATGACACTTCTTTGTACTATTTGCTGGAGGAATGGGCTCTCCACCCATCAGGCACAAACATGAAGATGTTTTTAATCCCTCCAGTTGTCTGCCTCATGGCAGGTGTCCTCATCATTCCTACCATCTTGTTTGTGATCTTCTCTAGGTTTAGCATCCGTCAGAAAACAAGGTACATGCTGCTGGGAAATGCTCTGCTTTCTGATCTGATATACCTTTTGTTCTACACCCTGTCAGCTGCTCTCAATGCAGCACGTGTACATCTCCCAAAGGAAGCTTGTGTCCTCCTATTATTTTTGCTGGCAGTGGCTTACTGTGGAGGATTGTTCACAGCTGCTGCAATAGTCTTGGACACATGCATagctattttgtttcctttgcgcTACATTGCTATTTTGCCTCCTTCACGGactaaaaaaattattgtattaCTATGGATGTGTTCTGTGGCTTTCCCTGGGATTTTCTTCTTGGTGCTCTTGAGCACTCACAGCTTTGTGCCCTGTGTCCTGGAAATGTGCTCGGTTCCAGTAATACTAACATTAAGTCTGAATGGGACTGATGCTGTGAAACTCTGTTTCTGGCTTTCTACCACGGTTATCTTTCTCTGCCTATCTCTAATATTTTGTTGCTACgctattctgtattttaaaaccaaacaattgGGTATATGGGAGAAcatctgctccagagccagtgTAACATTCTTAATGCACAacactgtgttatttttttacttctttccactCCTGGCCCTTTTTGTAGAATCGTTCTTGTGCATTAACTTTGTCATCAGACTGCAGACAGGAATCTGGGTCTCCCTGACAGTCTGCAATGTCCTGATGGTTCTGCCTAaagttttgttcccttttctgtaTGGTCTTCGATACAGAGAGATCTCAGCATCTCTCAAATCCATTGTCAGGAGGAAGCATCTTCACCTGGTGTCACCTGCTCCATCACCATCCTGA